In Tubulanus polymorphus chromosome 2, tnTubPoly1.2, whole genome shotgun sequence, a single window of DNA contains:
- the LOC141898820 gene encoding peptidoglycan-recognition protein SC2-like, producing MAKTLMIVLILLSILQFSMQYNCPGVNVITRAQWGARRARRYSTLATPVPYVFIHHSAGPQCQQTDSCKRIVRAIQAYHMDVRKWDDIGYNFLVGGDGNAYEGRGWGRVGAQCKGFNSRSLGICFVGNFMNSLPTASAQRAASNLMMCFSRYAKVTTNYSLYGHRDAGQTLCPGNALYNRIRTWPHYNRNPPRTDRKQLYFKNETPKDKL from the exons ATGGCGAAAACTTTGATGATAGTTCTGATACTCTTATCTA TATTGCAGTTTTCGATGCAATACAATTGCCCTGGTGTCAACGTGATCACGAGGGCACAATGGGGAGCTCGTCGGGCGAGAAGATATTCTACCTTGGCGACGCCTGTACCGTATGTGTTCATCCATCATTCAGCAGGACCTCAATGCCAACAAACCGACTCATGCAAACGTATCGTTCGAGCTATACAAGCTTATCACATGGATGTCAGAA AATGGGACGATATCGGTTATAATTTCCTGGTCGGAGGAGATGGAAATGCCTATGAGGGACGAGGTTGGGGAAGAGTCGGTGCTCAATGCAAAGGTTTCAACAGTCGTTCACTCGGAATTTGCTTTGTCGGTAACTTCATGAACAGTCTGCCCACCGCATCGGCTCAAAGAGCGGCATCGAATCTAATGATG TGCTTTTCGAGATACGCTAAGGTTACCACGAACTATTCGCTCTATGGACACAGAGATGCGGGACAAACTCTATGCCCCGGCAATGCCCTTTACAATCGAATCAGAACGTGGCCGCATTATAATCGAAATCCCCCGAGGACCGATCGAAAACAACTATACTTCAAAAATGAAACCCCAAAAGACAAATTataa